The nucleotide window tcttcacatttattccttgactactaaactagtGTAGGCTGtgaggaattggccctttgtccctatttaagctactattacatttagcaatttcaatgctttcaaatgcatccaacaattcattattggatacatttcttaacaattttacattaatatttatgtcatgattataACTGACAGCGTAATCGGCAATACTCGGATTTTCTGGTTcgtccgtccatatttcaaatgctctttaaaccggacaaacggatctcttagtctacCCAATATACTTCCTGTCAgaatcaccacagctaattttATCTTCTTGGTGAGGGGAGGGTTCCAACCCTTCTTTCGTAGGGTTGTAACCTTTGTCGTATAGGTATGGCGTTCTCCTTCAGGAAATGATTGATCTCATTTTTTCGGTGCCATGTCGTCATTTTCAGAAAGGCCTCGTCAATAGATGACCCTCTTCATGCCAAAATAGGTGAAAACCCCCTGGGGTGATGAGCAAGACCACTTACTTTTGACGAGCTCAATTCGAGAAGGTTATTGTTTGACGAAGTGAACCAGACTGCTGTAGGATCGATTCGGTTGCGTATTTACGCTATTCCGACTCTATGGCTTCCTGACCTAACTGTTGTAACCCTCTGGCAAGCTCAGTGATATAGGAATGGTGTTCATCTTTTTCAGGAGGGCCTCGTCAATAGATGACCCTCTTCTTTGTGCCATAATAGGTACAAACCTCGTGGGGTGATGAACAAGGGCACTTGCTCTTGCCTCCTTTCTAACTAAAATGGCATCTGGTGCCGGAGGTCTTCCACAATTTCATAGTGTATCAAACTTGGTATTTTCAAGTTAAAGAGTTGTGGCAGCCTGTGCTGTGTGGTTTTTATATGGAAAACCCTGTATAAAAAATCGTAGTAATGAGTTTTGACACAGATACAAACGTATCCCTATACTTATCTTTCTCTTCCATTAGATATGGCAGCGGCCATACCTCACTGAATATACTGGTTCTTGTCCGATCCATTAGATATGAtgatggttaaattagttattttttaaaaacaaataacagtgtttttgataaaaggcagtacaaaataaaaatacattataaataaaaattagctTTAATCTTTTAGATCAACATCACATTTGGATTTGTtgagataaaaagaaaaataatgacttAGGATCCTGGGGCGGAGTTAGAGTTTGGTCCTCGTCTACGTCCAAAAGATGCTACTACATTGACAAATCGTCTGTTGTATTGAATACGTCTCTTAGCTCTTcctgtcttcttctttttcttttcctgTTTTTCTACTTTTGGAGTCTGACCTTTTACTTTACCTgttacaatatatattttacatcaATCATAAATTAAGAACCAAAAAAgcaatattatcattatttatataataataaaataaaatcaatatgtTCGAGATGTTCTATAGTACCAAAAGAATATATTTCTCAAGGTACCTCAAACCATCCGACTTAATCTAGCAAATCTTTGAAAGGTTATTGCTAATTTGCAAAAACCTGTCATTATTTGCAGCAAtagtgaaaataacaatttaccTGCACGAGCTAAAGATCCGTGAACTTTACCACCAGGAAGGCCTACAGTAAGTTCAATGTCTACGTCTATAAAATCTGATACGAGTCTGTCATCTGAAACTGGAGCTCCAGCAGCATATAAACTGATCTCAGATGCTTTAAGGGTTTCCAAAGAGGCAATACGTTCCTGAAAACttgcaatattatttttatgttcataAATACGAGTAAATAAACATACCCTAACTTCACCGATAGTTTCAGATCCTTGACACTCAAGGAAATGAGTGGAACTTCCTCTTAAGCACAACTGCATATTGTTCTAgaaggaaaaaaaatcgaattaaaaaatattaccgtTGCTAAATTAATTTCTTAGAACTTAAATTGATCAAAGACTTCAAAATTATAGTTGTTTGATGTTTAATCTTtccaattattcaaataaatcacctttaaataattaaaactctTCAACACCACCTCGCACAATAAGACACTTGATAGAAAAGAAAACCTAACTTTAGTAATGACAAGGAAACGGATATAGCTTTgacagttttcttcttttttataattatccttGAGTGCCTATGAAATAGTTATTTCATCTCTtccattgttttaaaaatataaatttttgttaaataaatacaatCTAGTATGAGAAAAACGtttgaacaattttcaatatacttttATTAGCTTGGTGTGTATGTATCTACGTATATAGAATGTTAAGGAATTTGGATTTCCATAGAACTGATTTCAATACTTGTTAAAGGCTGATGACAATAcactaatttaataattttgaccAATAGTCATTATCAGGTTTGATGATTTCCTTCCGGAGAAGGGGCTTGAGAATCGGAATCTTATAAATATTCacgttaaattaataaaaaccgATTGAAAATTGTACGATATACGATCAGGAGAATTAGATTATGAAAACTAGGTAATGGTGAAGCATTGGATGAAATGATTAGACCACGAAATAATTTATGAGAAAACCTGATATTTCAGTCATATATGATGTAATAAATACATTATAGCTAAAAAAGGTGCGTTGTAAAACTAACTCTGAATTTCGGAATAAAACTAACTAGTGAGAAATTATAACGATTAACACTAAGCATTCTTTGCTACAAAAACAAAGACCTAGGGTCAATTTATAAACTCTTACGCTCGGACCTCCGTTGGCGCCCTCGTTCGCGTTCAACATAAATTAAACAGATTACGAATTGTGATTTAAAACACAAACGTCGGCGCTCGCGTTCCAAAACCTAACCAAAGTAAAGTGAACGTAACCTCAATGAGAGCGTCAGCGCGGGCGCCATGAAAGATTTTATAAGTCCAATTAAATTTCCTTGCCACTCATTGTATTCTtatattaagaattatttttttatatttcagtttaACATTAACAgatgttttgtaattttttaaactacctgtaatttattatcatatatgTAGAAGGTGGATGTTGATCAAGGACACTTTATATTCTGATTTAATGCAAAGAAGAACCTTTTGACAGTTATcttatttttgtaaacaataaaaatttggtaTCAAAACATATAAGTTACTTCTATTTTATGCATTAAagcagaattaaaaataatttaaattattattacaacttTAGCACTTTTTATTAAGTGCTTTATTTTCTCAAGCTCGAATTAGAATGACATGTTTGATGATGGATTAcgaatttaaaatgaaaactcaGAATGAGCGGGTAAAAGTAGAGGATTTGTTTGATTACGAGGGCTGCAAAGTTGGAAGAGGTACCTATGGACATGTCTACAAAGGAAGAAGAAAAGATGGAAGTGACGCCAAGGATTATGCGTTGAAACAGATTGAAGGTACTGGATTATCTATGTCTGCTTGTAGAGAAATTGCAGTGAGTATTATGTATAACAGTGTTTTATTATCGactatttattgaataatttttagttgTTGAGAGAATTGAAACATGCGaatgttataaatttaattaaagtaTTTTTGTCTCACAATGATAGAAAAGTGTGGTTACTGTTTGATTTTGCTGAACATGATTTATGGCATATAATTAAATTCCATAGAGCAGCTAAAGCTAATAAGAAACCTGTTATGGTACCAAAAGGAATGGTTAAATCTTTGTTGTATCAAATTTTAGACGGTATCCATTATCTACATTCAAACTGGGTATTGCACAGAGATCTCAAGCCCGCCAATATTCTCGTTATGGGAGAAGGACCAGAAAGGGGGAGAGTAAGTAATATATGCAGGGGACTAGGCCAAAAAACgcctatttttttaattatactgTGAAAATATCATGGAAGTTTGattctttaataataatattaacgGGTGTATCATTatgattattgattttttaatagtaattgCATTTTTTACTCAAAACTCGTCAATTATCaatctgaaaaattttaatgatgtATATTCTCATAGTAAATTAGATTTcctacaacaaaaattttttagtaaattgaTGTAAAACAAGTCGTTACCTTATAATTgtcttaaacattttttcaattttatcaaaatgcaAACAAGTTTTGAGTATTactgttaaaaaatcaatagttGAAAAGATACAACCCTTAATATTATGAGTGAGGATTCAAACTTTCAcgataatttcttttattatcgTGAAAGATATTTTCACAGtatctgaaaacaaaaaatagtcgttTTTTGGCCCGGTGTAAATTGTAGCTACTTGAAAAATGGGTTatattctattaaattttaGGTTAAAATTGCTGATATGGGATTTGCTAGATTATTCAATGCACCGTTAAAACCATTAGCCGATTTAGATCCAGTGGTAGTTACTTTTTGGTATAGAGCTCCTGAATTATTATTAGGGGCTAGGCATTATACGAAAGCTATAGGTAAGATATAATACCAAGtgatttaagtatttttttataattgatttgttTTAGATATATGGGCAATCGGATGCATTTTTGCCGAACTTTTAACCTCTGAACCAATCTTTCATTGCCGCCAAGAGGATATTAAAACTAGCAATCCTTATCATCATGATCAATTAGATAGGATATTTAACGTTATGGGATTTCCACATGAAAAAGATTgggaagatataaaaaaaatgcctGAACATCCTACCCTAttgaaagattttaaaaaagcaaAGTAAGTATTGGTAAATTCTTCATGCATATGGAATaacatataaattcattttcccTTACACTTTATTATTTGatagtttatcattttttaacagTGGATGCATTTTTTAGTTACGTGAATTGTTCATTAATCAAATATATGGATAGACATAAAATTAAGCCAGATAGTAAGGCTTTCCATTTACTGCAAAAACTTCTGTTGATGGACCCAAATAAAAGGATAACTTCTGAACAAGCCATGCAAGATCCATATTTTATTGAAGAGCCTCTACCTACACAAGATATATTTGCgggtaacaatttttttattaaaaaaaattcttcctGAATTACATGTTTGTAAATATTGTCATTGAAATTTTACATCGCACCATGCTAGTTCCTTTGAGAAGTGTATCAAATTTTTGTCGTCCTCGTCCTCGTCAAAGAATAAAACAACATGTCAGACATTTTTTAATGTCGGCTAGTCACGAACTTCCAATCAAATCCAAACCTCACCGTTTCCTATTTGAAAATGATCACCTCACAAAACGTGTAGCATGTACGAGTCGTGTCACGCTACCTCACGCGTGCTATACGTGTCCTGATTTGTGCCTTCTCTTAGTCAGATGCAGTagggaaatgttgaaaataaataaataaagtggggAAGGTGGAGGGACGTAGGTATGTCAGTTTTTCCTGAAACGTGCTATCAGGTATATTCAATAAGATTAGGTTGTATGCATGTAGTTAGGATGGTTATAAAATAGAGGAATTTGGATTTTCCTCGAGAATGCAAATTGAAATTCAATGGGTCGGATTggaataaatacttttaatgaTTTGTTGCATTCAACAAATCATCTAATGCAGATTTATTATCGATCTGTCTTAGCAATAAGTTTTGTATgtcaaatttgtaaaataaaaataaattatgtgcTATTATAATCATTTTAGGTTGCCCGATACCATATCCTAAGAGAGAATTTTTAACTGACGATGATCAAGAAGAAAAATCTGATGCGAAGAGGCAGAATCAACAACAGCAACAGCAGCAGCAACAACAACAGCAACAACAACCTAATCAACAACAGCAGCAACCGTCACAACAGCAGCAGTCAAATCAAGATAATCATAATTCGGCTAAAAGAGTTAGATTAACAGGACCACAGGGTCATCCGGGACAAGTTAATCAAcaggtatattttatttaattaaaggGAGATAAGTAGTAGAACATAGATTTACACAAAATTATGAcaacttgaaattttgtaaaaaaacttgTTAGTTGGTTTATATTGATTGCTTTCCAAAACAAATGTCTAATATTTTGTGGTGAATATCATTTGATtctaatttcgaatggtgttgcaGGTTGAGATCTCAAAATAAAACCGCCcgagtttttttaaaaacgtttcgatcttttttttgatctttatcaaggaTTCAACATTCGAGCTACCTCTATGCTATATGTGTTGTCAATTGTTTTGTAaagatattattattgatattattctcCTTCGTAGTATGTAATTTCGGATGGTGTTGTGGAATGAggatccaaaataaaaatgaccaagattttttcaaaatgcaaACGTTTATTTGATCTTCATCAAggttaaaaatatatggtacattATAACTCAAATGTTGATGAAGATaacaagtaaataaaaaattatgaaattagaactaaaacaataattagaaagTGTAACACAATATAAATCTCTACAGTGGTGGATTTAGACTAGGGGCAGTCGGAAAAAGTTTTTAGGgcagcaaaattttgaaattgagaaaattttttttcttagtcTTATTATGATTGCTTAATATAATTAGTTAATTGTAGTAATTcctaattttctatttaattgataattaaattcatccattatttgtgaattataattatagcacttttagtaaaaattaataattaaaattatttaataaattcatatccTTGGAGAttttgcatttttcaaaatataaactttaatCAATCAACgaaacttaaaaaaatgttataattcaTCTATTGaaccaattaattttaatttaaacgataatcttatatttttgaatttaataaacttGAAACAGCGCATATTGCCACCTACAGTGtgttttacaaaaacaaatataggtTCCTTCGATGAAGTTTGTTTGgcatgtttatataaataaaatagatataaaatagcAGTTTTTGCTAACAAGTTATTATCACCAATAACCACCATGTTTgtatataatgtaaaaaactaatgaatttGTGGAGTAAGAAAAGATATAACACTGGataaatgttatattttgttatgtTTAGACATAGTATCACTTTTTACTAATATACCtagaattttatcaaattacatCATTAAGAAACACTGGAGATACCTATCGGCATACActaatattcagttttttctgtttttcttccTTTGAAATCTTCACCAACCACTCATCTGACATTCTATTCACGTGGTCTTTCCAT belongs to Diorhabda carinulata isolate Delta chromosome X, icDioCari1.1, whole genome shotgun sequence and includes:
- the LOC130901319 gene encoding FAU ubiquitin-like and ribosomal protein S30, producing MQLCLRGSSTHFLECQGSETIGEVRERIASLETLKASEISLYAAGAPVSDDRLVSDFIDVDIELTVGLPGGKVHGSLARAGKVKGQTPKVEKQEKKKKKTGRAKRRIQYNRRFVNVVASFGRRRGPNSNSAPGS
- the LOC130901320 gene encoding cyclin-dependent kinase 8; the encoded protein is MTCLMMDYEFKMKTQNERVKVEDLFDYEGCKVGRGTYGHVYKGRRKDGSDAKDYALKQIEGTGLSMSACREIALLRELKHANVINLIKVFLSHNDRKVWLLFDFAEHDLWHIIKFHRAAKANKKPVMVPKGMVKSLLYQILDGIHYLHSNWVLHRDLKPANILVMGEGPERGRVKIADMGFARLFNAPLKPLADLDPVVVTFWYRAPELLLGARHYTKAIDIWAIGCIFAELLTSEPIFHCRQEDIKTSNPYHHDQLDRIFNVMGFPHEKDWEDIKKMPEHPTLLKDFKKANYVNCSLIKYMDRHKIKPDSKAFHLLQKLLLMDPNKRITSEQAMQDPYFIEEPLPTQDIFAGCPIPYPKREFLTDDDQEEKSDAKRQNQQQQQQQQQQQQQQPNQQQQQPSQQQQSNQDNHNSAKRVRLTGPQGHPGQVNQQQIPISQQQEFHQQQMMYNNGSQQQQQNFQQRF